Proteins co-encoded in one Arthrobacter sp. ERGS1:01 genomic window:
- a CDS encoding WhiB family transcriptional regulator produces MDWRSRAACLDKDPELFFPVGNTGPALLQIEEAKSVCRRCQVVDTCLKWAIESGQDAGVWGGLSEDERRAMKRRAARARRAS; encoded by the coding sequence ATGGACTGGCGTAGTCGCGCAGCCTGCCTCGACAAGGACCCGGAACTGTTTTTCCCCGTGGGAAACACAGGACCGGCATTGCTGCAGATCGAGGAAGCAAAGAGCGTGTGCCGTCGATGCCAAGTCGTCGACACCTGCCTGAAGTGGGCCATTGAGTCCGGTCAGGATGCAGGAGTCTGGGGCGGCCTGAGCGAAGATGAACGCCGCGCCATGAAGCGCCGCGCCGCCCGCGCCCGCCGCGCCAGCTAG
- a CDS encoding sensor histidine kinase, with translation MAIFADMIREGADFGPGDAEWLHLLVGDWQLIADLSFADLVLWFPHPEKGYVALAHVRPSTSHTMFHSDFVGDAIQGDLEPLVGAAWRSQNIERSAETNIWNADLAMRVEAIPMVRNGRTLAVITTHMDLSSSRMPSRLELTYRQCAYDLLKMGTLGLWPDFASPTGSRRGAPRVGDGLLRLDVDGIVQYASPNGVSAFRRLGDGESLEGRSLAEVTTGLLKDRRMVDETLPLVVTGRMPWRTEIESRGVSLSLRAIPLRDATERFGALVLCRDVSELRRREQELVTKDATIREIHHRVKNNLQTVAALLRMQSRRMHSEEGKQGLEQAMRRVSTIALVHETLSQGLAQSVDFDELIDRQFRLSAEVASPSQRVHTEKKGAFGELPSDFATPLALVINELVTNAVEHGLQDREGTVWLMANRHKNQADDDALTVAIADDGVGLPAGHIAEGLGLQIVRTLVTSELGGTIEWTPREGGGTVVTLEMALIRRH, from the coding sequence GTGGCCATCTTTGCCGACATGATCAGGGAAGGCGCTGATTTTGGCCCCGGAGACGCCGAATGGCTGCACCTCTTGGTGGGGGACTGGCAGCTCATTGCCGATCTCTCCTTCGCCGACCTGGTGCTGTGGTTCCCGCACCCGGAAAAAGGCTATGTGGCGCTGGCCCACGTCCGGCCCTCCACGAGCCACACCATGTTCCACTCGGACTTTGTGGGCGATGCCATCCAGGGCGACCTCGAGCCGCTGGTCGGGGCCGCCTGGCGGAGCCAGAACATTGAACGCTCCGCGGAGACGAACATCTGGAACGCCGATCTCGCCATGCGGGTCGAGGCCATCCCCATGGTTCGCAACGGCCGCACCCTGGCCGTCATCACCACCCACATGGACCTGTCCAGTTCCCGCATGCCGTCGCGGCTGGAACTGACGTACCGGCAATGTGCCTACGATCTTTTGAAAATGGGCACGCTGGGGCTGTGGCCCGACTTTGCCTCGCCCACGGGTTCCCGCCGCGGTGCCCCGCGGGTGGGGGACGGCCTGCTGCGCCTGGACGTCGACGGCATCGTCCAATACGCCAGCCCCAACGGGGTGTCTGCGTTTCGGCGCCTTGGCGACGGCGAGTCGCTGGAGGGCAGGTCCCTGGCGGAGGTCACCACGGGGCTGCTCAAGGACCGGCGCATGGTCGATGAAACCCTCCCTCTGGTGGTCACGGGGCGCATGCCCTGGCGGACGGAGATTGAATCCCGCGGCGTCAGCCTGTCCCTGCGGGCCATTCCGCTGCGGGACGCCACCGAACGCTTTGGCGCCCTGGTGCTGTGCCGGGACGTCTCCGAACTGCGCCGCCGCGAGCAGGAGCTTGTCACCAAGGACGCCACGATCCGCGAGATCCACCACCGGGTCAAGAACAACCTGCAGACGGTGGCTGCCCTGCTGCGCATGCAGTCCCGACGCATGCACAGCGAGGAAGGCAAGCAAGGCCTGGAGCAGGCCATGCGGCGGGTCTCCACGATTGCCCTGGTGCATGAGACCCTGTCCCAGGGGCTGGCCCAAAGCGTCGATTTCGACGAGCTGATCGACCGGCAGTTCCGGCTTTCCGCCGAGGTCGCCTCACCATCCCAGCGTGTCCACACGGAAAAGAAGGGCGCCTTTGGTGAACTTCCCAGTGACTTCGCAACCCCGCTGGCCCTGGTCATCAACGAACTCGTCACGAACGCCGTGGAGCACGGCCTGCAGGACCGGGAGGGCACGGTCTGGCTCATGGCCAACCGGCACAAGAACCAGGCCGACGACGACGCCCTGACCGTTGCGATTGCCGATGACGGCGTTGGACTGCCCGCCGGACACATTGCCGAAGGCCTCGGCTTGCAGATCGTGCGCACGCTGGTGACAAGCGAACTGGGCGGAACCATCGAGTGGACACCGCGCGAGGGTGGCGGCACCGTGGTGACGCTGGAGATGGCGCTCATCCGCCGGCACTAA
- a CDS encoding NAD-glutamate dehydrogenase codes for MSSNSPTTDAVQNPARQNAGDQQLITDYYVQLAAEDAAAYDPAVLDARALAHRELAGQRVPGTVKVEVLDERDASVVYIVTDDMPFLVDSVSAELVHQKLAIRLVTHPMFVVSRDRATHALTGISKVPSHAGVASGDTSTMPSIAHLIAAGDNTSHLESWIAVEIDKIDDAAKANLVDGLGKVLANVRAAVEDWPAMRERALSRAEVLATELAGESITDIREAEDLLHWMDAGNFTFLGYREYDLVKKDGEDVLVNREGSGLGLLRDGSTHPTVQHLTTTGQRKAREKRVLVITKANSRSTVHRAAYLDYIGIKSFDSQGNVNGEQRFIGLFSSAVYTGSVRNIPVVREKVDAVLRHFGFPPDSHSGKDLFAVLETYPRDELFQMETDDLIETADGILRLAERRRTRLFLRPDIYGRFMSALIYIPRDRYTTAVRRRIEDELTRTFDAVSIDFEAKMSESALARLFFRIRLPKDYFVPADLQAAELEQRLVMAARSWPEGITEVLRDTLPLEKADRLAGKWSEAFPASYRVDFEVEDALADIKRFEDFDTTYKAIVAAGTSPDKCAPGMQVYLPRSAGDGLREDARVKLYMAHPQSLSKILPFFHNLGIEVIDERPFEIESADKRDFFLYDLGLKYPAGVDPLATATLLTEAFGAATTGTSESDLFDRLVLTEGMDWRQIVILRAYAKYLRQMGNTNSYGFIADTLLHNVPVTRALVALFETRFDPSGDAATRPERIEAARAGLNEALEGVPTLDADRVLRTIANLLEATLRTNYYRGRDFLSFKLDPSMINGLPFPRPMFEIWVYSPRVEGVHLRFGKVARGGLRWSDRREDFRTEVLGLVKAQTVKNAVIVPTGAKGGFFAKQLPNPAIDRGAWMVEGQESYKTFIRGLLDVTDNLVATDAGEVVVPPENVVRHDSDDTYLVVAADKGTASFSDTANAISAEYGFWLGDAFASGGSVGYDHKEMGITARGAWESVKRHFSEFDVDTQNEEFTAVGIGDMSGDVFGNGLLRTRHVKLVAAFDHRDIFLDPTPDAGVSFDERQRLYDLPRSSWQDYNPELISAGGGVYSRTLKSIPISAQVRAALGLPDGTLKLSPPELLRAILLAPSDLLYNGGIGTYIKASTETNAEVGDKTNDAIRVDGRDLRVKVIGEGGNLGMTQRGRVEAALHGVILNTDAIDNSAGVDCSDHEVNIKIFVDRMVAAGKLGADERTGFLMSMTDEIGQLVLEDNIDQNVLLLNDRQRVVEWSPSYERFMDWLEEHGDLDRELEALPSNAELHERLQGGQGLTSPELAVLAAYAKMELATALGAGDLADDPWFKSTLRRYFPAQVAQRFDAELDTHPLRREIIATLVANDMVNLGGITFAFRAMEESSADETVIAKAFVALHEIFDFDTMTKALRQLPPSFPTEQWCTVQLDMRRLLDRALRWLVNEGNVQRTIAEVIEQFKPVVGALGSHMGDFFQGNDAERVQAWYDRAREFEMPEALGRQWAELFETFPLLDVAKVSESIDEPVADVASVYYALYNRYGVDALLERITALPRNDRWQALARAALRDDLYATTADMTRNVMLSTEDGIATMERIAGWEAANKEQLARATKMFAEVNELEQDDMASLSVALRLLRSIVRR; via the coding sequence ATGTCGTCTAACTCACCCACGACCGATGCTGTGCAAAACCCCGCACGTCAAAATGCCGGTGACCAACAACTCATCACCGACTACTACGTGCAGTTGGCCGCCGAAGACGCAGCCGCGTACGACCCGGCCGTCCTTGATGCACGGGCCCTGGCCCACCGCGAACTGGCCGGCCAGCGCGTGCCCGGCACCGTCAAGGTTGAGGTCCTGGACGAACGGGACGCCAGCGTCGTCTACATCGTCACCGACGACATGCCGTTCCTGGTGGACTCCGTCAGCGCCGAGCTGGTCCACCAAAAGCTCGCCATCCGACTCGTCACGCACCCCATGTTCGTGGTCTCCCGCGACCGGGCCACGCACGCACTCACCGGAATCAGCAAGGTTCCCTCGCACGCCGGCGTCGCCAGCGGCGACACCTCCACGATGCCGAGCATTGCGCACCTGATCGCCGCCGGGGACAACACCTCCCACCTGGAGTCGTGGATCGCCGTCGAAATCGACAAGATCGACGACGCCGCCAAGGCCAACCTCGTCGACGGGCTCGGCAAGGTCCTCGCCAACGTGCGCGCCGCCGTCGAGGACTGGCCCGCCATGCGCGAACGGGCACTGAGCCGTGCCGAGGTGCTGGCCACCGAGCTGGCGGGGGAGTCCATCACCGACATCCGCGAAGCCGAGGACCTCCTGCACTGGATGGACGCCGGCAACTTCACGTTCCTCGGGTACCGCGAATACGACCTCGTGAAAAAGGACGGCGAGGACGTCCTGGTCAACCGCGAAGGCAGCGGGCTTGGCCTGCTGAGGGACGGCTCCACCCACCCCACCGTCCAGCACCTGACCACCACCGGCCAGCGCAAGGCACGGGAAAAGCGCGTCCTGGTCATCACCAAGGCGAACTCACGTTCCACCGTCCACCGCGCCGCCTACCTCGACTACATCGGCATCAAGTCCTTTGACTCGCAGGGCAACGTCAACGGCGAACAGCGTTTCATCGGCCTGTTCTCCTCCGCCGTCTACACCGGCTCCGTGCGCAACATCCCCGTGGTGCGGGAAAAGGTCGACGCCGTCCTGCGCCACTTTGGCTTCCCCCCGGACTCCCACTCGGGCAAGGACCTGTTCGCCGTGTTGGAGACCTACCCGCGCGACGAGCTGTTCCAGATGGAAACCGACGACCTGATCGAGACGGCCGACGGGATCCTGCGGCTGGCCGAACGACGCCGCACCCGGTTGTTCCTGCGCCCCGACATCTACGGACGCTTCATGTCCGCGCTGATCTACATTCCGCGTGACCGCTACACGACCGCCGTGCGCCGCCGCATCGAGGACGAGCTCACGCGCACCTTCGACGCCGTCTCGATCGATTTCGAAGCGAAGATGAGCGAATCGGCCCTGGCCCGGCTGTTCTTCCGCATCCGCCTGCCCAAGGACTACTTTGTCCCCGCGGACCTGCAAGCGGCCGAGCTCGAACAGCGCCTGGTCATGGCCGCCCGGTCCTGGCCCGAAGGCATCACCGAGGTATTGCGCGACACCCTGCCGCTGGAGAAGGCCGACCGCCTTGCCGGCAAATGGTCCGAGGCCTTCCCCGCCAGCTATCGGGTGGACTTTGAGGTCGAGGACGCCCTGGCCGACATCAAGCGTTTCGAAGACTTTGACACCACCTACAAGGCGATCGTGGCCGCCGGCACAAGCCCGGACAAATGCGCCCCCGGCATGCAGGTCTACCTGCCCCGGTCCGCCGGCGACGGCCTCCGCGAGGACGCCCGCGTCAAGCTGTACATGGCGCACCCGCAAAGCCTGAGCAAGATCCTGCCCTTCTTCCACAACCTCGGCATCGAGGTCATCGACGAGCGGCCGTTTGAGATCGAATCGGCCGACAAGCGCGACTTCTTCCTCTACGACCTCGGCCTGAAGTACCCGGCCGGCGTCGACCCGCTGGCCACGGCAACCCTCCTCACCGAGGCGTTTGGGGCGGCCACCACGGGGACCAGCGAGTCGGACCTTTTTGACCGCCTGGTGCTGACCGAGGGCATGGACTGGCGCCAAATCGTGATCCTGCGCGCCTACGCAAAGTACCTGCGCCAAATGGGCAACACGAATTCCTATGGCTTCATCGCCGACACCCTCCTGCACAACGTCCCGGTCACCCGTGCCCTGGTGGCGTTGTTTGAAACCCGCTTTGACCCCAGCGGCGACGCCGCAACCCGCCCCGAGCGGATCGAGGCGGCCCGCGCCGGCCTGAACGAGGCCCTCGAGGGCGTCCCCACGCTGGACGCGGACAGGGTGCTGCGCACCATCGCGAACCTGCTCGAGGCAACGCTGCGCACCAACTACTACCGCGGCCGGGACTTCCTGAGCTTCAAGCTTGACCCCTCCATGATCAACGGCCTGCCGTTCCCGCGACCGATGTTCGAGATTTGGGTCTACTCGCCCCGGGTTGAGGGCGTGCATCTGCGCTTTGGCAAGGTCGCGCGCGGCGGTCTTCGCTGGTCGGACCGCCGGGAGGATTTCCGCACCGAGGTCCTGGGCCTGGTGAAGGCGCAAACCGTCAAGAACGCCGTGATCGTCCCGACCGGCGCCAAAGGCGGCTTCTTCGCCAAACAGCTGCCCAACCCCGCGATCGACCGCGGCGCGTGGATGGTTGAGGGCCAGGAGAGCTACAAGACGTTCATCCGCGGCCTGCTCGACGTCACCGACAACCTTGTCGCCACCGACGCCGGAGAAGTGGTGGTGCCGCCGGAAAACGTGGTCCGCCACGACTCCGACGACACCTACCTGGTGGTCGCCGCGGACAAGGGTACGGCCTCGTTCTCCGACACGGCCAACGCGATTTCCGCCGAGTACGGCTTCTGGCTCGGCGACGCCTTTGCCTCCGGCGGTTCGGTCGGCTACGACCACAAGGAAATGGGCATCACGGCCCGCGGCGCGTGGGAGTCGGTCAAGCGGCACTTCAGCGAGTTCGACGTCGACACCCAGAATGAGGAGTTCACGGCCGTTGGCATTGGGGACATGTCCGGTGACGTGTTTGGCAACGGCCTGCTGCGGACCCGCCACGTGAAGCTCGTGGCCGCCTTTGACCACCGGGACATCTTCCTCGACCCGACCCCCGATGCCGGGGTGTCCTTCGATGAGCGCCAGCGCCTCTACGATCTGCCGAGGTCGTCCTGGCAGGACTACAACCCGGAGCTGATCAGTGCCGGCGGCGGCGTGTACTCGCGCACGCTGAAGTCGATCCCGATCTCCGCGCAGGTGCGGGCGGCCCTCGGCTTGCCCGACGGAACCCTCAAGCTCAGCCCGCCGGAACTGCTGCGCGCGATCCTGCTGGCCCCGAGCGATCTGCTCTACAACGGCGGCATCGGCACCTACATCAAGGCCAGCACCGAGACGAACGCTGAGGTCGGCGACAAGACCAACGACGCCATCCGGGTGGACGGCCGGGACCTGCGCGTGAAGGTGATCGGCGAAGGCGGAAACCTGGGCATGACCCAGCGCGGGCGTGTCGAGGCGGCACTCCACGGGGTCATCCTGAACACCGACGCCATCGACAACTCGGCCGGCGTGGACTGCTCCGACCACGAAGTGAACATCAAGATCTTCGTGGACCGCATGGTGGCCGCCGGCAAGCTCGGTGCGGACGAACGCACGGGATTCCTGATGTCCATGACCGATGAGATCGGCCAGCTGGTCCTCGAGGACAACATCGACCAGAACGTGCTGCTGCTCAACGACCGCCAGCGCGTGGTGGAGTGGAGCCCCAGCTACGAGCGCTTCATGGACTGGCTTGAGGAGCACGGCGACCTCGACCGTGAGCTCGAGGCGCTGCCCAGCAACGCCGAACTGCACGAACGCCTGCAGGGCGGGCAGGGCCTGACTTCTCCGGAACTTGCCGTGCTCGCCGCATACGCGAAGATGGAACTGGCCACGGCCCTCGGTGCCGGCGACCTTGCCGACGATCCCTGGTTCAAGTCGACCCTCCGCCGGTACTTCCCGGCCCAGGTCGCACAACGGTTCGACGCCGAACTGGACACCCACCCGCTGCGCCGGGAAATCATTGCAACCCTCGTCGCCAACGACATGGTGAACCTGGGCGGGATCACCTTTGCCTTCCGGGCCATGGAGGAGTCCTCCGCGGACGAGACCGTGATCGCCAAGGCCTTCGTCGCGCTGCATGAGATCTTTGACTTCGACACCATGACGAAGGCCCTGCGCCAGTTGCCGCCGTCGTTCCCCACCGAACAATGGTGCACCGTGCAGCTGGACATGCGCCGGCTCCTGGACCGCGCCCTGCGCTGGCTGGTCAACGAGGGCAACGTCCAACGCACCATCGCCGAGGTCATCGAGCAGTTCAAGCCGGTGGTGGGTGCCCTGGGATCGCACATGGGCGACTTCTTCCAGGGCAACGACGCCGAACGCGTCCAGGCCTGGTATGACCGTGCCCGCGAGTTTGAGATGCCCGAGGCGCTGGGCCGGCAGTGGGCGGAACTGTTTGAGACGTTCCCGCTGCTGGACGTGGCCAAGGTCAGCGAATCCATCGACGAACCGGTGGCGGACGTGGCCAGCGTGTACTACGCGCTGTACAACCGCTACGGGGTCGACGCCCTGCTCGAACGCATCACGGCGCTGCCGCGCAACGACCGGTGGCAGGCACTGGCCCGCGCCGCCCTGCGTGACGACCTCTACGCCACGACGGCGGACATGACCCGCAACGTCATGCTCAGCACGGAGGACGGCATCGCCACGATGGAACGGATCGCGGGCTGGGAGGCGGCGAACAAGGAACAACTGGCGAGGGCCACCAAGATGTTCGCCGAGGTCAACGAGCTCGAACAAGACGACATGGCGTCCTTGTCGGTAGCATTGAGGCTGCTGCGTTCGATCGTTCGACGCTAG
- a CDS encoding AAA family ATPase: MTVVSVGDTPEQAIAALERLRGPVSVVRRCPELTGLLAACQSGLARVAVVAESADELTATLVDRLTAVGVSVVAVAGSADEAVRLRGIGAIALTGRVSAESLSDAVLAAVHARKFPGTSGFGTVAPAAEAMPHADDAGTGSGATAADAGDDARGVAAAAGPGTRDDDGTAKSERGGPAPKPQANPAELPGRTHHGAKASVENRGTAGARAVATLTRLIPHRNSGPSATQQRGPFSRQRQGKATGSAGANSAAGERPAPQTVAVWGPVGSPGRTLLAVNLAAEYAVQGRSVMVIDADSYGASVAATLGLLDEAASFAQACRIADQGTLSRAELARVATEVVFSAGTFTLLTGLTRPDRWPELRAAAVERVLRTAASLADVVVIDCGFSLESDEELSYDTVAPRRNAATLSALAAADVIYAVGSADAIGIPRLVRALAELPEACVGTDVRIVLNKVRRKAVGGSPAKGLKEAWERFGPEAPISHFLPWDPDLADKALLEGRLLLEIAPDAPLRKAVRELLCAPVQ; encoded by the coding sequence GTGACGGTTGTGAGCGTCGGGGACACCCCGGAGCAGGCGATCGCCGCCTTGGAACGCCTGCGAGGCCCGGTAAGCGTGGTGCGCCGCTGCCCGGAGCTGACCGGCCTCCTGGCAGCCTGCCAAAGCGGCCTGGCGAGGGTGGCCGTCGTGGCCGAATCCGCCGACGAACTGACGGCCACCCTCGTGGACCGGCTAACGGCCGTTGGCGTCAGTGTGGTGGCGGTTGCCGGTTCCGCCGACGAGGCCGTCCGGTTGCGCGGGATAGGCGCCATCGCCTTGACGGGGCGGGTGAGCGCCGAATCGCTGTCCGATGCCGTGCTGGCCGCCGTCCACGCCCGAAAGTTTCCCGGAACTTCCGGCTTCGGCACCGTGGCGCCCGCCGCCGAAGCGATGCCGCATGCGGACGACGCCGGCACCGGCTCCGGCGCGACGGCCGCCGATGCCGGGGACGACGCCCGCGGTGTGGCCGCCGCTGCCGGCCCCGGAACCCGGGACGACGACGGTACTGCGAAATCCGAACGAGGCGGCCCCGCGCCGAAGCCCCAAGCCAACCCCGCAGAGCTGCCGGGGCGCACCCACCACGGCGCAAAGGCTTCAGTCGAAAACCGCGGCACCGCCGGTGCCCGGGCCGTGGCCACACTCACCCGGCTGATTCCGCACCGCAATAGTGGGCCGTCCGCAACCCAACAAAGAGGCCCTTTTTCACGGCAACGCCAAGGCAAGGCCACGGGATCTGCCGGAGCCAACAGTGCCGCCGGGGAACGGCCGGCACCCCAAACCGTGGCGGTTTGGGGGCCTGTGGGATCGCCCGGGCGGACACTGCTGGCCGTGAACCTTGCCGCCGAATATGCGGTCCAGGGGCGCTCCGTCATGGTCATCGACGCCGACAGCTACGGGGCCAGCGTGGCCGCAACGCTCGGCCTGCTCGATGAGGCGGCGTCCTTCGCCCAGGCCTGCCGGATCGCCGACCAGGGCACGCTGAGCCGGGCCGAACTGGCCAGGGTCGCCACCGAGGTGGTGTTTTCGGCCGGCACCTTTACGTTGCTGACGGGGCTGACCCGCCCGGACCGCTGGCCCGAACTCCGGGCGGCCGCCGTCGAACGGGTGCTCAGGACTGCCGCCTCCCTGGCCGACGTGGTGGTCATCGACTGCGGCTTCAGCCTGGAAAGCGACGAGGAGCTCAGCTACGACACCGTGGCGCCGCGCCGCAACGCGGCAACCCTGAGCGCGCTGGCCGCGGCCGACGTCATCTACGCCGTGGGAAGCGCCGACGCCATTGGCATTCCCCGCCTGGTGCGGGCGCTGGCCGAGCTGCCCGAAGCCTGCGTGGGCACGGATGTCCGGATCGTGCTGAACAAGGTGCGCAGGAAGGCCGTGGGAGGTTCCCCCGCGAAGGGCTTGAAGGAGGCCTGGGAGCGGTTTGGGCCGGAGGCGCCCATCAGCCATTTCCTGCCCTGGGATCCCGATTTGGCGGACAAGGCCCTGTTGGAGGGGCGGTTGTTGCTGGAGATTGCACCCGACGCGCCGCTGCGGAAGGCCGTCCGCGAGCTCCTTTGTGCACCTGTCCAGTGA
- a CDS encoding helix-turn-helix domain-containing protein, whose amino-acid sequence MPRFLTLADVAEQLQISAAACYGLVHSGELPAFQIGGRGQWRVDAAKFDQFIEDRHAAARAMLAAENSSERSV is encoded by the coding sequence ATGCCAAGATTCCTGACCCTGGCCGACGTGGCCGAACAACTGCAAATCTCCGCGGCGGCCTGTTACGGGCTGGTGCACAGTGGCGAACTCCCCGCATTCCAAATTGGCGGTCGCGGCCAGTGGCGTGTTGACGCGGCCAAGTTTGATCAGTTCATCGAAGACCGCCACGCGGCGGCCCGGGCCATGCTGGCGGCGGAGAACAGCAGCGAACGCAGCGTCTAG